CCCCTGCCCCCGTATGGCAGCTGCCTGCTGGGCTCCGTGAACCTGACCAAGTTCGTGGACTACCCGTTCACTGACAAGGCCAGCTTCAATTACGAAAAGTACCGCAAGGTGGTGGGCATTTTCACCCGCATGCTGGACAACGTGGTTGAAATCAACGGCCTGCCGCTGGCCGAACAGCGCCACGAAATCACCTACAAGCGCCGCCACGGCATGGGCATCCTGGGCCTCGGCTCTACTCTCGCCATGCTCCGCATGCCTTACGGTTCCGACGAGTCCGTAGAGTTCACCGAAGAAGTGGTACGCGAGATGGCCGTTGAAGGCTGGCGCCAGTCCCTGGCCCTGGCCGAAGAAAAAGGCGTGGCGCCGATCATGGACGACGAGTTTGAAGTCACGCCGAAGATGCTGGGCAAAAACCCGCAACTCTCTGAAGACGGCTACAAGCTTGGCGACAAGATCAAAGGGCGTATCCTGCACGCCAAATACAGCCGCTACATGCAGCAGATCGCCAACGTGGAGCCGAAACTGGTGGAGGAACTGGCCGAGAAAGGTGGGCGTTTCACGCACCACACCTCCATCGCGCCCACCGGCACCATCAGCCTGTCACTGGCCAACAACGCCAGTAACGGCATTGAGCCGAGCTTCTCGCACCACTACGCGCGCAACATCATCCGCGAAGGCCGTAAGACCAAGGAAAAAGTCGACGTCTTCTCCTTCGAGCTCCTGGCCTACCGCCACCTGGTAAACCCGGGCGCCATGCCGTTCTCTGAAGAGGAAGACAAGAAGCTGCCCTCTTACTTCACCACATCGGACGATGTATCGCCGGCGCAGCACGTAGACATCCAGGCCGCTGCCCAGAAGTGGGTAGATTCCTCGATTTCAAAGACTGCGAACGTTCCGACAGACTTCGACTATCAGGCCTTCAAGGGCATCTATCTCTACGCCTACGATAAAGGCCTGAAAGGCTGCACCACCTTCCGCTTTAATCCAGAAGCCTTCCAGGGCGTACTGGTCAAAGAGAAGGATCTGGAAAACACGCTGTACGAGTTCACCCTGGACGACGGCAGCAAGGTAACCCTCAAGGGCAACGAACAGGTAGAGTACGACGGCGAAATCCACAACGCTGCCAACCTGTTTGACGCGCTTAAAGAAGGCACCTACGGAAAATATTGATCCGGGAACCGACACAGGACAACGAACATGACAGTTAAAATCAGCAACAAAATCGTCGGCTACCGAGTCAAGAAAGCCGACCCTGAAGCAACCGAACACCAGGCACCGGTGAAGGCGGAAACCAAGCCCGTTCAGATGAACGAATACATCGAACGGCCGGACTTCCTCTTGGGCACCACTTACAAGATCAAGCCGCCGATCGCCGAGCACGCGATGTACATCACCATCAACGACATCCTGCTCAACGAAGGCACCGACCACGAGAGCCGGCAGCCGTACGAAGTGTTCATCAACTCCAAGTCGATGGAACACTTCCAGTGGGTTATCGCCCTCACCCGCGTTATCTCGGCGGTATTCCGCAAGGGTGGCGACGTAACCTTCCTGGTGGAAGAGCTGCGCAGCGTGTATGACCCCAACGGCGGCTACTTCAAGAAAGGCGGGGTGTTCATGCCTTCGCTAGTGGCTGAAATCGGTGCCGTCATCGAGAAGCACCTGAAGGCCATCGGCCTGCTGGAAAGCGAGGAAATGAGCGAAACTACCAAGCGCATCCTCGCCGAAAAACGCGCCGAATTCGAAGCCAGCCACACCACGGCCACGAACGACGAAAAGGCCACTGACTTCCCGCCGAACGCCACCATGTGCGGCAAATGCAGCACCAAGGCGGTGATTGTGATGGACGGTTGTGCGACCTGTCTCTCCTGCGGCGATAGCAAATGCGGTTGAGTTGATTGACCGGTGAGTGACGAAAAGGCCTGGAGCGAGAACTTCGGGCCTTTTTGTTTTCGGAAGGTTAAAAAAAGCGGCGTCATACGACAGGTGTCGGAAAACTCCGGAGAGGGGATGTGGATAAGCGAACAGACTCGGGTTGGAGATTTTGGACAGATGACGATTATTTCCGTGCGGGTTACCTCAGCTACATGGACTCCACATGGAAACGTCGTGAATAACCTGGCAATCCTTTTTGGGCTCACATTGACAGCCGGCCTGGTTATAGCATCGGTAAATTCAAATCACGACTGCTTGAGGCAGAATTCAGTCACAGCATCATGGCATTTGGTGGCGGTGCTCTACTGTCTGCTGTTGCGCTCGTATTAGTTCCTTATGGCATTGCCAAACTCGATCCGTTGATAGCGTCTACCTGCCTCCTGGTTGGCCGGCACATTTTCATGATGCTTGATATTTATCTTCTGAAACGCATGACGCCGGCCAGTCAACTCGTGGCGATGCTCCTTGATTTCATCCCTGAATCGATTGCGCCTGGAACTGCATTTGCAATCGGAAGTACAGATGCGCTGTTGCTTGCGGTGCTAATCACATTACAAAACATTCCAGAGGGGTTTAACACATATCGCGAGTTGAATAGCTCTCATAATTTCGGCCGGAAGAAAATCATGACCATTTTCTTTTTGATAGCCTTTCTGGGCCCTGTTTCAGGAGCATCCAGTTACCACTGGCTACAAGACCAAGCTATTGCCATTGCTGTTATTTTGCTTATAGCTTCTGGAGGCATTCTGTATTTCAAGATATCGCCCCAGGAGTAAAACTCGCAAAACATTGGGCGCCCCCGATGGGGGTGGTGCTGGAGTTCGTGCTTGGCATGCTTGTTAAGCCTGATTTTACTATTCTTTTTTCGATACCAACTTGCTCAAACCCCGTAATACACTGCCGGAGGAACACCATGAGAGAGAAAATCATCAACGAAACGCCCGAAATTTGGGGTGAAGAATATTCAACAAAAAGCGCTGCGGTCGAGCGTGACTATGACAAGTTCGCCAAGACAGGTGCGTACGACGAGACTTTTACTGAGTGGAATTATGTTGGTCCGGAAACCGCTGCAGCCATTGTGAGGAACTATGTGCCACTGTCGAGCACCATCATGGATGCCGCTTGTGGCTCTGGCCTCACAGGAACAGCCCTTAGGAATCTTGGGTATAAAGACATTCATGGTATGGACATCTCCCGCAGCCTGCTCAAGCTTGCGGAGAAGACCGGCGCCTACTCCTCGCTCCGCAGGGTAGATATGCAGGTAATACCCCTTCCAATAAATGACGACACCTATGATGCTGTAAATTTCATTGGTGCGCTTACCTACTTTGAGACCAATGAGGTACTTAAAGAGTTGTGCCGTATTGTAAGAGCAAAGGGCCACGTCATCTTCTCGCAGCGCGATGACATCATGCGTAAACACGACTACGAGGAGCAACTCCGCGAGCTTGAAAAGATAGGGCTTTGGAAACGTATCTTTGGCACAGAGCCTATGCCATACCTGCCGAATCACCCGGAGTATGGCACGAAGATCAAGGTACAGTATTTTGTCTATGAGGTTCTGTAGACACCAGCTGGTAGCCTGGGCTGCGGTCAAAAAGGAATATCATAAGGAGGGCAACAAGTGGGTGAAGAGTAAAACCGGAGGCGACGGCGAGCGAACAACCTGCTCTTTCGCGCTTCCGCCTTTAACACTGGCGCATCATAGCAAAGGAAACTGCATGAAAATCTACGGCGATACCAAATCAGGCAATTGCTACAAAGTTGAGCTCGTCTGCAACCTGCTGAACATTGACCATGAATGGATTGATGTCGACATCCTCGCCGGCGGCACAAAGTCTGATGAATTTCTGAAAAAGAACCCAAATGGCAAAATACCTCTGCTTGAGCTGGATAGCGGCGAAACGCTTTCAGAGTCCAACGCCATCCTGAACTACCTTGCATCGGGGTCTGATCTGTACCCTCATGGCGGCTTGGCCCAGGCTCACGTTCTGCAATGGCAATTTTTCGAGCAATACAGTCATGAGCCGTTTATCGCTGTCGCACGATTTATCAACAAGTACCTGGGGTTGCCGGCGGAGAAAGCTGATGAATATGCCGCCAAGCAAACGGGTGGGCATAAGGCGTTGCAGGTGATGGAGCAGCAGCTTACACGAACGCCATTTTTGACTGGCGAGAATTTCACCACTGCAGACATCTCACTCTATGCTTACACCCACGTCGCTGATGAGGGTGGCTTCGATCTGGAGGCCTATCCCGCGGTTCGGGCATGGCTGGATCGCGTTGCCGCACTGCCGAATTTCCGAAAGCCTCAAAATGAGCTAGAGAGAACAAACATGACAGCCTACGTATGTAGATTCAAAAACCTATGATTCCAGAAAAGCCTGCAAAGTACCTCGGCAACAACCTCGGCCAGAGTTTTCTGGCCTCCCCTTTTCAGGCCCCGTTGAAGGCCTGGACACTGGTGCCAGTGTTCGTAATTATAGCGATATCCGTAGGTTTCGGCGCCGGTTTATTTCAATTCGGGTGGCTGGATTCGCCAATCACTCCCGTGCTACCCATCGTATTGTTTGTGTTCCCGTCGCTGCTCGAAGAAGCTTTTTTCAGGGGCGTACTGATACCGCGAAACATATTGGCGTCCGGGCACGTAAAGGCTGCCCGGAGTGTGGCAATTAGTACACTGGTATTCATTGTGTGGCATCCGTTCAATGCTCTGGCGTTTAACTCCACGGCTATTTCTCTTTTCCTGAATCCGTGGTTTCTGGTTATCGTGTGCGCTATGGGGATTACCTGTGGCTACGCTTATGTTCTTTCCCGGTCTATCTGGGTTCCAGTGATCATTCACTGGGCGGCGGTAACGGTTTGGGTGCTTTTTCTTGGCGGCAGAAATCTTGTGCTGGAGTTGTAACCTTTTGCCCTGCCCCGGCGCTAACAGCTGCTAGCATGTTACTGACAGAAGCGTTTAGTGCATGATGCATGGGTCAGGTCTTGCCCCCTGCGCGAAAAGACAAGACCTGGCCACAATATTTCCTACTCGCCGTTGGGGTATATGGTGTATTCCGAATAGTAAGGGTATTTTAAGTATACTTTATAGCCATCTACCTCGGTAGGATGTCTGAGCGAATCAATTAAGCTGGTTTTTTTATTGGTGGCGAGACTTTCTTTCTCGAGTTTTCCTACTAGTAATTCCAGCATCTTATCTTCATCGTAATCGTCAAATATTGTTGTTCCGGAAAAACCTTTAAAGGCGGTGCTTAATTTTAGATTGGCTGAAACTCTGTTCTTTTTTGTTGTTGTAGAGAGTACTTTGCCTGGAACTTTTTCTTCTGCTATTTTGTAAATTAATTTGTTTGCCGTGCTGAGTGAAATGGTTGTTGTTCCAACGCGGTTATATTTGTTGCTTCCGGGCGTAGCCACCATCACTGACAAATACGAATCGTTTTTGCTTATTATTATGCCTGATATCTTTTCATCACTATAGGTGGGTATTTTATTGAACTGTTCATTTATTAGGTTTGCGAATATGTGATACTTTTCGTTTGTATCTAACTCGGAGTTTTCTATAAATCGAGTCATGTTAATGGCAACCATGGCATCTTTGTCCCCTCCTGAATGTAATCCAGAAGATGTGCGACTTGGTACGCCAAACCGGAAGCTTATATACTCATCATCTTTGTAAAAAAAATCAGACATTCCCCATTTTTGATTTCCATAACCGAGTTTTGGGAATTTACTTTCAAACTCATCGTCAGTCATTTCGCTTTTATTTAGATATTTCCATCCCTTCTCTTTGAGTTTCTCATAGACTGTTTGAGGTGAGTCGTCGCTCATAACATTTTCAATTAATGTGAAGCTTTTGGCATTCAGCATGGCGGGGAACAAAAGAATTAATATGGCTAGTAAATACTTCACTTTTGGAGCTCCGTTTTTAATCTCATTGGTTATGAGAGGCTGGCTGTAGTGATCAATGACATTTGGTCACATTGAAAGAGGAAAATCGGGGACGTTCGGGGTCAGGTCCTCCATTTTCCAGAGGAGGATTGAGAACCGGATTTTGCCCTGTGCCTTTGAGTATAATTCGAAAGATTCACTCTTTCTATTCATTATGTCCTGCCCCCGCGCCAACAGCTGCTAGCCTATCACTGACGGCATCGTATAGAGGACGAGACCAATGCCATACCGTAACAATTCCGAATTACCAGACAGTGTACGCAACAATTTGCCCGCGCATGCCCAAGAGATTTATCGCAAAGCGTTCAATTCCGCCTGGGATGAATACAGCGATCCTGAAGATCGTCGTGGCGACTCAGGCCGGGAAGAAACCGCCCATAAGGTGGCCTGGGCGGCGGTCAAAAAGGAATATCACAAGGAAGGTGAAAAGTGGGTGAAGGATAAAACTGACAAATAAAGCGGGAGTGGCTGACAGCATTAATCGCCTCTCCAGAAAAACAGCTCTTCGTAGCCATTTCCAATGCTGAGGTGATTGGATGGGCCGCCGAAGATTAGTCACGTTCGATAGGACTCTCACGGATAGTGGTTCGGTCCAATGTGGATCGTTCGGAGTCCCATGGATTCTATCCATCAGTCGGTTTTGATCGGACTAAAACGACCCATGTCTATGTGAAAGATCTCAAGGAGTCCTTATGAGCCTGAAGGAACACTTCGAATTAATGGCCGCATACAATCAGTGGATGAATGAAAAGGTCTACGATGCTGCAGGGGCCCGTTTCCCTCTACGAACACCAGCGCAACATGGCAAAATACCTCTGCTTGAGCTGGATAGCGGCGAAACGCTTTCAGAGTCCAACGCCATTCTATACTACCTTGCATCGGGGTCTGATCTGTACCCTCATGGCGGCCTGGCCCCCGGTTCGGGCATGGCTGGATCGCGTTGCGGCACTGCCGAATTTCAAGCGTATGGTCTAACACAAAAACCGGGACCGATCTATTTTTCTGCGGGCCTGGCAGCGCCCCCATGAGTGAAAGGAGTCGAAAAATCTGACACTACCGCTGCCAATAAGACCGGTTACGGCAATTTGCCGGCT
This Marinobacter salinus DNA region includes the following protein-coding sequences:
- the chaB gene encoding putative cation transport regulator ChaB, with translation MPYRNNSELPDSVRNNLPAHAQEIYRKAFNSAWDEYSDPEDRRGDSGREETAHKVAWAAVKKEYHKEGEKWVKDKTDK
- a CDS encoding class I SAM-dependent DNA methyltransferase, giving the protein MREKIINETPEIWGEEYSTKSAAVERDYDKFAKTGAYDETFTEWNYVGPETAAAIVRNYVPLSSTIMDAACGSGLTGTALRNLGYKDIHGMDISRSLLKLAEKTGAYSSLRRVDMQVIPLPINDDTYDAVNFIGALTYFETNEVLKELCRIVRAKGHVIFSQRDDIMRKHDYEEQLRELEKIGLWKRIFGTEPMPYLPNHPEYGTKIKVQYFVYEVL
- a CDS encoding NrdJb, whose protein sequence is MTVKISNKIVGYRVKKADPEATEHQAPVKAETKPVQMNEYIERPDFLLGTTYKIKPPIAEHAMYITINDILLNEGTDHESRQPYEVFINSKSMEHFQWVIALTRVISAVFRKGGDVTFLVEELRSVYDPNGGYFKKGGVFMPSLVAEIGAVIEKHLKAIGLLESEEMSETTKRILAEKRAEFEASHTTATNDEKATDFPPNATMCGKCSTKAVIVMDGCATCLSCGDSKCG
- a CDS encoding glutathione S-transferase family protein; this encodes MKIYGDTKSGNCYKVELVCNLLNIDHEWIDVDILAGGTKSDEFLKKNPNGKIPLLELDSGETLSESNAILNYLASGSDLYPHGGLAQAHVLQWQFFEQYSHEPFIAVARFINKYLGLPAEKADEYAAKQTGGHKALQVMEQQLTRTPFLTGENFTTADISLYAYTHVADEGGFDLEAYPAVRAWLDRVAALPNFRKPQNELERTNMTAYVCRFKNL
- a CDS encoding type II CAAX prenyl endopeptidase Rce1 family protein, which encodes MIPEKPAKYLGNNLGQSFLASPFQAPLKAWTLVPVFVIIAISVGFGAGLFQFGWLDSPITPVLPIVLFVFPSLLEEAFFRGVLIPRNILASGHVKAARSVAISTLVFIVWHPFNALAFNSTAISLFLNPWFLVIVCAMGITCGYAYVLSRSIWVPVIIHWAAVTVWVLFLGGRNLVLEL
- a CDS encoding adenosylcobalamin-dependent ribonucleoside-diphosphate reductase, translating into MNAKAQAMVTTIPMQEASIDIWHSKYQLKTKTGEPVDKDIDATYERVAKALAEVENKSVRTQQMKNFIWALQNGAIPAGRITSNAGAEAHKPATSTINCTVSGTVQDSMNDILEKNHEAGLTLKAGCGIGYEFSTLRPKGAYVAGAGATTSGPLSFMDIFDRMCFTVSSAGGRRGAQMATFDVHHPDVIDFIQAKREDGRLRQFNLSLLITEDFIEAVRNDSDWHLSFPVTEKEVADEELDLSDESQFVYRDFPVQKGYVINDEGKVACRIYRTLKAQFIWDTIMTSTYDYAEPGFILIDKVNQMNNNWFCEDIRATNPCGEQPLPPYGSCLLGSVNLTKFVDYPFTDKASFNYEKYRKVVGIFTRMLDNVVEINGLPLAEQRHEITYKRRHGMGILGLGSTLAMLRMPYGSDESVEFTEEVVREMAVEGWRQSLALAEEKGVAPIMDDEFEVTPKMLGKNPQLSEDGYKLGDKIKGRILHAKYSRYMQQIANVEPKLVEELAEKGGRFTHHTSIAPTGTISLSLANNASNGIEPSFSHHYARNIIREGRKTKEKVDVFSFELLAYRHLVNPGAMPFSEEEDKKLPSYFTTSDDVSPAQHVDIQAAAQKWVDSSISKTANVPTDFDYQAFKGIYLYAYDKGLKGCTTFRFNPEAFQGVLVKEKDLENTLYEFTLDDGSKVTLKGNEQVEYDGEIHNAANLFDALKEGTYGKY
- a CDS encoding glutathione S-transferase family protein gives rise to the protein MSLKEHFELMAAYNQWMNEKVYDAAGARFPLRTPAQHGKIPLLELDSGETLSESNAILYYLASGSDLYPHGGLAPGSGMAGSRCGTAEFQAYGLTQKPGPIYFSAGLAAPP
- a CDS encoding ZIP family metal transporter yields the protein MAFGGGALLSAVALVLVPYGIAKLDPLIASTCLLVGRHIFMMLDIYLLKRMTPASQLVAMLLDFIPESIAPGTAFAIGSTDALLLAVLITLQNIPEGFNTYRELNSSHNFGRKKIMTIFFLIAFLGPVSGASSYHWLQDQAIAIAVILLIASGGILYFKISPQE